Proteins encoded together in one Chryseobacterium taklimakanense window:
- a CDS encoding glycosyltransferase family protein, whose product MKILYAIQGTGNGHVSRAREIIPHLKKYGDVDLLVSGTQAEVDLDDEVKYRFHGFGFVFGEKGGVDFLKTWKQFNTAQFLSDVRKLPVKDYDLVINDFEPVCAWACKLKGKKNVALSHQSAFVSDKTPQLKGFHWGKIIMNHYAPTNAHVAFHFERYDDFINTPVIRSEIRNLNTENLGHYTVYLPAYSDEFIINQVKKFSNIKWQIFSKHSKNSYSTDNAEITPINNEKFQKSLASCEGLLTGGGFEGPAEALFLKKKVLAVPMKNQYEQQCNALAMENMGVPVIWNEREFAPKLQNWVQGDKIIEVNFPDETAQIIERLINTYGNKF is encoded by the coding sequence ATGAAAATTCTCTACGCAATACAGGGTACTGGAAACGGACACGTGAGCCGCGCCCGTGAAATCATTCCCCACTTAAAAAAATACGGAGATGTGGATCTGCTGGTCAGTGGAACTCAGGCTGAGGTGGATCTGGACGATGAGGTAAAATACAGGTTCCATGGCTTCGGGTTTGTTTTTGGGGAAAAAGGCGGCGTTGATTTCCTTAAAACCTGGAAACAGTTTAATACGGCCCAGTTTTTAAGTGATGTTAGAAAACTTCCGGTAAAGGATTATGATCTGGTGATCAATGATTTCGAGCCGGTCTGTGCGTGGGCTTGTAAGCTGAAAGGGAAAAAAAATGTCGCACTCAGCCATCAGTCCGCGTTTGTTTCGGATAAAACACCGCAACTGAAAGGCTTCCACTGGGGAAAGATCATTATGAACCACTACGCTCCCACCAATGCACATGTGGCATTTCATTTTGAGCGTTATGATGATTTTATCAACACACCGGTCATCCGTTCAGAAATCAGGAATTTAAACACTGAAAATCTTGGGCATTACACAGTCTATCTTCCGGCGTATTCCGATGAATTTATTATAAATCAGGTTAAAAAATTCAGCAATATCAAGTGGCAAATCTTTTCTAAACATTCCAAAAATTCTTATTCCACGGATAACGCGGAAATTACTCCAATTAACAACGAAAAGTTTCAGAAATCACTCGCTTCGTGTGAAGGATTGCTCACCGGAGGAGGTTTTGAAGGCCCTGCAGAAGCTTTATTTTTAAAGAAAAAAGTTCTGGCTGTTCCAATGAAAAACCAGTATGAGCAACAGTGTAATGCGTTGGCAATGGAAAATATGGGTGTTCCTGTGATCTGGAACGAGCGCGAATTTGCCCCTAAACTTCAGAACTGGGTTCAAGGTGATAAAATCATTGAGGTAAATTTTCCTGATGAGACTGCTCAAATCATTGAAAGACTGATCAATACCTACGGAAACAAATTTTAA
- a CDS encoding 4-alpha-glucanotransferase produces the protein MKLYFSLNFNTKVGEKLQLLIFEHNQEPKIHFLHYTENGNWKAEVDYFSKSISYKYQLTDEGGNILDQEFSLHHLNLVHSYSEYRIYDVWNLKNFPENYLNNKILKNKLSGFKPEKVAVLKKHTHLFRIEAPLYNPDWRLVLLGNVEALGNWEYLRTIPMIQTDFGVWEVAVEMPGDQFIQYKYGVMSTSTGEVFDVEYGNDRLALPNTDKNILQIQADHFFRFKSFEMYHAAGVAVPVFALRSENGFGVGEFADMKALADWAKATNLGIIQILPINDTTANYTWTDSYPYAAISVYALHPQYLSIDSLEYSLPKNLVDEFNAKKKELNKLDLIDYEKMISGKWKYIRAVFRENKDRILKDRNFKKFQKENEEWLYPYAAFCVQRDKYKTPNFNNWRTHKKYIAGKLTPMFAAKHKDYSEAMLHCWVQYQLHLQLKDAIDYTHSLGVSVKGDLPIGIYRHSVEAWTEPELFGMDFQAGAPPDQFTDLGQNWEFPTYNWEAMKADGYKWWKNRFKALEQYFDAMRIDHILGFFRIWRMPVSATQGILGYFYPAIPVRMEEFHSRNIPFNFDRYCKPYINEEILWDYFGHERDTIHNHFMNNHFNGTYSFKEEFDTQRKLRDYFDKHPHDWAEDKLISLCANVLFLQEDKGGGEYVYHPRFNVHKTDSYKYLSDWEKKAIYELYVDYFFRRQDGLWYQSAMEKLPVILNSTDMLICGEDLGLVPDCVPQVMDRLAITALKVQRMPSENILWYDPKNAGYMNVVTASSHDSSTLRQWWFEDRGLTQKYFNDQLKQYGTAPGELLPELAEIIMLQHFYNDAMLAIFPLQEFLATDYSLRNDHVDNERINNPAVFPHYWRYRMHLNVEDLKNQTDFNNKIAYWVQDSGRR, from the coding sequence ATGAAGCTTTATTTTAGCCTGAATTTCAACACAAAAGTTGGTGAAAAACTGCAGCTTTTGATCTTTGAACATAATCAGGAGCCCAAAATTCACTTCCTGCATTACACTGAAAACGGGAACTGGAAAGCAGAAGTCGATTATTTTTCAAAATCAATTTCTTACAAATATCAACTGACGGACGAAGGTGGAAATATCCTGGATCAGGAGTTTTCGCTTCACCATTTAAATTTGGTTCACAGCTACAGCGAATACCGGATCTACGATGTTTGGAACTTGAAAAATTTCCCGGAAAATTATCTCAACAATAAAATTCTAAAAAATAAGTTGAGCGGTTTTAAACCCGAGAAAGTTGCGGTGTTGAAAAAGCATACACATTTGTTCAGAATTGAAGCACCACTTTATAATCCGGACTGGAGATTGGTACTTCTGGGTAATGTTGAGGCACTTGGTAACTGGGAATATCTGAGAACCATACCAATGATCCAGACTGATTTTGGCGTTTGGGAAGTGGCGGTTGAAATGCCTGGAGACCAATTTATTCAATATAAATATGGTGTCATGAGTACTTCTACAGGCGAAGTTTTCGATGTGGAATACGGGAATGACCGCTTGGCTTTGCCAAATACGGATAAAAACATATTGCAGATTCAGGCAGATCATTTCTTCAGATTCAAATCTTTTGAAATGTATCACGCCGCTGGAGTTGCAGTTCCGGTTTTTGCGTTGAGAAGTGAAAACGGTTTCGGCGTGGGTGAATTTGCAGATATGAAAGCACTCGCAGACTGGGCAAAGGCAACCAATTTGGGAATCATTCAGATTCTTCCGATCAATGATACCACTGCGAATTATACCTGGACGGATTCATATCCTTACGCCGCGATTTCGGTATACGCACTTCACCCACAGTATTTGTCGATTGACAGTCTTGAATATTCTTTGCCGAAAAATCTAGTTGATGAATTCAATGCTAAAAAAAAGGAACTCAACAAACTCGATCTTATCGATTACGAAAAGATGATTTCCGGGAAATGGAAATATATTCGCGCAGTATTCAGGGAAAATAAAGATAGAATTTTAAAGGACAGAAACTTCAAAAAATTCCAGAAAGAAAATGAAGAGTGGCTTTATCCGTATGCGGCATTTTGTGTGCAAAGAGATAAATATAAAACACCGAATTTCAACAACTGGAGAACCCATAAAAAATACATCGCCGGAAAACTCACTCCTATGTTCGCTGCTAAACACAAGGACTATTCTGAAGCGATGCTGCACTGTTGGGTGCAATACCAGCTTCATTTGCAGCTGAAAGATGCCATTGATTACACGCACAGTTTGGGGGTTTCTGTAAAAGGCGACTTGCCAATCGGTATTTACCGCCACTCGGTTGAAGCGTGGACGGAGCCGGAACTGTTTGGTATGGATTTTCAGGCCGGTGCACCGCCGGATCAGTTTACAGATTTAGGGCAGAACTGGGAATTCCCGACCTACAACTGGGAAGCGATGAAGGCAGACGGTTACAAATGGTGGAAAAACCGTTTCAAAGCCCTGGAACAGTATTTTGATGCCATGCGTATTGACCATATTCTTGGATTTTTCAGGATTTGGAGAATGCCGGTTTCTGCAACCCAGGGGATTTTGGGATATTTTTACCCGGCAATTCCGGTTAGGATGGAGGAATTTCATTCGAGAAATATTCCGTTCAACTTCGACCGATACTGCAAGCCATATATCAACGAGGAGATTCTTTGGGATTATTTTGGGCATGAGAGAGATACCATTCACAACCATTTTATGAACAATCATTTCAATGGAACTTACTCTTTCAAAGAAGAATTTGATACCCAAAGAAAATTACGTGATTATTTCGATAAGCATCCGCACGACTGGGCAGAAGATAAGCTGATTTCACTTTGCGCTAACGTTCTGTTCCTGCAGGAAGACAAAGGCGGAGGCGAATACGTTTACCACCCAAGATTTAATGTGCATAAAACCGATTCCTACAAATACCTGTCTGATTGGGAAAAGAAAGCGATCTACGAACTTTATGTAGATTATTTCTTCAGGCGTCAGGACGGTCTCTGGTACCAGAGCGCGATGGAGAAGCTTCCGGTAATCCTGAATTCTACAGATATGCTGATTTGTGGTGAAGATTTAGGCCTGGTTCCGGATTGTGTGCCGCAAGTGATGGACAGGCTGGCCATTACGGCGTTGAAAGTTCAGAGAATGCCTTCAGAAAATATCCTTTGGTATGACCCGAAAAATGCCGGTTATATGAATGTGGTTACCGCGTCGTCACACGACAGTTCTACCCTTAGGCAGTGGTGGTTCGAAGACCGTGGACTAACCCAAAAGTATTTCAATGACCAGCTGAAACAGTATGGAACAGCACCCGGCGAACTTCTTCCGGAACTTGCAGAAATCATCATGCTGCAGCACTTTTATAATGATGCTATGCTGGCGATTTTCCCTCTTCAGGAATTCCTGGCTACAGATTACAGCTTAAGGAATGATCATGTTGATAATGAAAGAATCAACAACCCGGCAGTATTCCCGCATTACTGGCGTTACAGAATGCATCTGAATGTAGAAGACCTGAAAAACCAGACGGATTTTAATAATAAAATCGCCTATTGGGTGCAGGATTCCGGTAGGAGATAG
- the cysS gene encoding cysteine--tRNA ligase: MQLKIYNSLSGEKEDFKPILDGNVGMYVCGPTVYSNVHMGNVRTFMSFDFIYRTLQHLGYKVRYVRNITDAGHLTDDGDVNNDRFVKQSRLEKLEPMEIVQKYTVDFHKVLQIFNLLPPNIEPTATGHIIEQLELTKLLLDKGYAYKSNGSVYFDVRAYNEKGGNYGELSKRNIDELMANTRDLDGQDEKKNPQDFALWKSASPEHIMKWPSPWGEGFPGWHLECTAMSTKYLGEKFDIHGGGMDLKFPHHECEIAQGTACNGTAPVNYWMHANMLTMNGQRMSKSTGNFILPMQLITGENDFFEKPFHPAVVRFNFLQAHYRSVLDISNEAMVASEKGFQRLMEAVKLLSTISPAQPTTNVVFSDGEASQFDLKTWKEKCYDALTDDFNSPILISHLFEAVSFIFKLKIGKEQISGEDHDDLKSTLNAFVFDVLGLQQPEESNSEKLDSTLQVLIELRNQARKAKNFELSDQIRDKLLAEGIELKDGREGTSYVIN, from the coding sequence ATGCAACTCAAAATATACAACTCTCTATCCGGCGAAAAAGAAGATTTCAAACCCATTCTCGATGGCAATGTTGGGATGTACGTTTGCGGGCCGACGGTTTACAGCAATGTTCATATGGGGAATGTGCGGACGTTTATGTCTTTTGATTTTATTTACCGCACGCTTCAGCATTTGGGTTATAAAGTAAGATATGTAAGAAACATTACCGATGCCGGGCATTTAACGGATGACGGTGATGTGAACAACGACCGGTTCGTAAAACAGTCGCGGCTTGAGAAGCTGGAACCGATGGAGATCGTGCAAAAATACACGGTGGACTTCCATAAAGTTTTGCAGATTTTCAACCTTTTACCGCCGAATATCGAGCCGACAGCAACCGGGCACATCATCGAGCAGCTGGAGCTTACGAAGCTTTTGCTGGATAAAGGTTATGCCTATAAAAGTAATGGTTCGGTTTATTTCGACGTACGCGCTTATAATGAAAAAGGCGGAAATTACGGCGAGCTTTCCAAAAGGAATATTGATGAACTGATGGCCAACACCAGAGATCTGGATGGGCAGGACGAAAAGAAAAATCCGCAGGATTTTGCCCTGTGGAAAAGTGCATCGCCTGAACATATTATGAAATGGCCTTCGCCTTGGGGTGAAGGGTTTCCGGGTTGGCATTTGGAATGTACAGCGATGAGCACCAAATATTTAGGTGAAAAATTTGATATTCACGGAGGTGGTATGGATTTGAAATTCCCGCATCACGAATGCGAAATTGCCCAGGGTACGGCCTGCAACGGAACCGCGCCGGTAAACTACTGGATGCATGCTAATATGCTGACCATGAACGGACAGCGGATGAGTAAATCTACCGGAAACTTTATTCTGCCAATGCAGTTGATTACCGGTGAAAATGATTTTTTTGAAAAGCCATTTCACCCGGCAGTAGTGCGCTTCAATTTTCTGCAGGCGCATTACAGAAGTGTGCTTGATATTTCCAACGAGGCTATGGTTGCCAGCGAGAAAGGATTCCAGCGATTGATGGAAGCGGTGAAGTTGCTTTCAACAATCAGTCCGGCACAACCCACTACAAATGTGGTTTTTAGCGATGGAGAAGCGTCTCAATTTGATCTGAAAACCTGGAAAGAAAAATGTTATGATGCTTTGACGGACGATTTCAATTCTCCGATTTTGATTTCGCATCTATTTGAAGCGGTGAGTTTTATCTTTAAACTGAAAATCGGGAAGGAGCAGATTTCTGGGGAGGATCACGACGATTTAAAATCTACTTTAAATGCTTTTGTATTCGATGTTCTTGGCCTTCAGCAACCGGAAGAAAGCAACAGCGAAAAGCTGGATTCTACACTACAGGTTTTAATTGAGCTGAGAAACCAGGCCCGTAAGGCAAAAAACTTTGAACTTTCTGACCAAATCCGCGATAAACTGCTTGCTGAGGGAATTGAACTTAAAGATGGTAGAGAGGGCACGAGTTATGTGATTAATTAA
- the folE gene encoding GTP cyclohydrolase I FolE, giving the protein MTDFENDDDVFTGKDHTPLRSDAFNMSPSAKVEKIEKLFGEIMETLGLDMTDDSLKDSPKRVAKMYVNEIFGGLLPENKPGISTFSNKYKYRQMLVEKDITVYSFCEHHFLPIIGRAHVAYISNGEVIGLSKINRLVDYYAKRPQVQERLTMQIVDALKEALGTKDVACIIDAKHLCVNCRGIKDTASSTITAELSGIFRTNPITRQEFLHYVGSHAKLD; this is encoded by the coding sequence ATGACTGATTTTGAAAACGACGACGATGTTTTCACAGGTAAAGACCATACACCACTGAGAAGTGACGCTTTTAACATGTCGCCTTCTGCGAAAGTTGAAAAAATAGAGAAACTTTTTGGTGAAATTATGGAAACACTTGGCCTTGATATGACTGATGATTCCCTTAAAGATTCACCAAAACGTGTAGCCAAAATGTATGTAAACGAAATTTTCGGCGGGCTGCTTCCTGAAAATAAACCGGGAATTTCAACCTTCAGCAATAAGTATAAATACCGCCAAATGCTGGTGGAAAAGGATATTACAGTATATTCTTTCTGTGAGCATCACTTTTTGCCAATTATAGGCAGGGCACACGTGGCTTATATTTCCAATGGCGAAGTGATAGGTCTTTCAAAAATCAACAGACTGGTTGATTATTATGCAAAAAGGCCGCAGGTCCAGGAAAGATTGACCATGCAGATCGTAGATGCTTTGAAGGAAGCGCTCGGAACTAAAGATGTTGCCTGTATCATTGATGCGAAACACCTTTGCGTAAACTGCCGCGGAATAAAGGACACTGCAAGCTCCACCATAACCGCAGAATTGAGCGGAATTTTCCGCACCAATCCGATTACGCGCCAGGAATTTCTGCATTATGTGGGCAGCCACGCAAAATTGGATTAA
- a CDS encoding acyl carrier protein, whose translation MSDIASRVKAIIADKLDVEETEVTPEASFTNDLGADSLDTVELIMEFEKEFNIQIPDDQAEKITTVGHAIAYIEEVVNK comes from the coding sequence ATGTCAGACATTGCATCAAGAGTAAAAGCTATCATCGCTGATAAGCTTGACGTTGAGGAAACAGAAGTAACTCCAGAGGCTAGCTTCACAAACGATTTAGGAGCTGATTCACTAGATACTGTAGAGCTTATCATGGAATTTGAAAAAGAGTTCAACATCCAGATTCCTGATGACCAGGCAGAAAAAATTACTACTGTAGGTCACGCTATCGCTTACATCGAGGAAGTAGTAAACAAATAA
- the fabF gene encoding beta-ketoacyl-ACP synthase II, which yields MELKRVVVTGFGAVTPIGNNAKEYWESLVEGKSGAAPITLFDATNFKTKFACEVKNFDPLAHFDKKEAKKMDRNTQLGIVAAREAVEHSKILEGDLNKNRVGVIWGSGIGGLETFETEVLGWANSEIPRFNPFFIPKMIADITPGHISMEYGFHGPNYTTVSACASSANAIIDSKMLIQLGKADVIVCGGSEAAVTASGVGGFNAMMALSTRNDDPQTASRPFDKDRDGFVLGEGAGCIILEEYEHAVKRGATIYAELKGGGMSADAYHMTAPHPEGLGAYLVMKNCLEDAGVTTDEVDHINMHGTSTPLGDIAESNAISKLLGEHAYDIQINSTKSMTGHLLGAAGVIEAIAALHTIIHGIVPPTINHFTDDENIDSRLNFTFNKAVEKQVDIAMSNTFGFGGHNACVLFKKI from the coding sequence ATGGAATTAAAGAGAGTAGTTGTAACAGGATTTGGTGCAGTAACACCGATTGGTAATAATGCAAAAGAATACTGGGAAAGCCTTGTAGAGGGCAAGAGCGGTGCAGCTCCAATTACTCTTTTTGATGCCACAAACTTTAAAACCAAATTTGCCTGCGAGGTAAAAAATTTCGATCCGCTTGCCCATTTCGACAAGAAAGAGGCTAAGAAAATGGACCGGAATACCCAACTTGGGATCGTAGCTGCCCGCGAAGCAGTGGAACATTCCAAAATCCTCGAAGGCGATTTGAACAAAAACAGAGTCGGCGTGATTTGGGGCTCAGGAATCGGAGGCCTTGAAACCTTTGAAACCGAAGTTCTGGGCTGGGCAAATTCGGAGATTCCGCGTTTCAACCCGTTCTTTATCCCAAAAATGATCGCTGACATCACTCCTGGCCATATTTCTATGGAATATGGTTTCCACGGGCCAAACTACACCACCGTTTCTGCCTGTGCTTCTTCTGCCAACGCTATAATCGATTCCAAAATGCTGATCCAACTCGGAAAAGCTGATGTTATCGTTTGCGGAGGTTCTGAAGCTGCCGTAACCGCCAGCGGTGTTGGAGGCTTTAACGCAATGATGGCCCTTTCCACAAGAAATGATGATCCGCAAACGGCCTCAAGGCCATTTGATAAAGACCGTGACGGTTTTGTTCTGGGTGAAGGCGCCGGATGTATCATTTTAGAAGAGTACGAACACGCTGTAAAGCGCGGAGCTACAATTTATGCAGAACTGAAAGGAGGCGGTATGAGCGCTGATGCGTACCATATGACGGCACCGCATCCCGAAGGTTTGGGCGCATACCTGGTAATGAAAAACTGTCTGGAAGATGCCGGTGTAACTACTGATGAAGTAGACCATATCAATATGCACGGTACGTCTACGCCATTAGGCGACATTGCAGAATCCAATGCAATTTCAAAATTATTGGGCGAGCATGCTTACGACATTCAGATCAATTCCACAAAATCTATGACCGGCCACTTACTTGGTGCCGCCGGAGTGATCGAAGCTATTGCAGCACTGCACACCATCATACACGGGATCGTCCCACCAACCATCAATCATTTCACTGATGATGAAAATATCGACAGCAGGCTGAATTTTACCTTCAATAAAGCTGTAGAAAAGCAAGTGGACATCGCCATGAGCAACACTTTCGGTTTTGGCGGGCACAATGCCTGTGTACTTTTTAAGAAAATCTAA
- the rnc gene encoding ribonuclease III: MELQKYFSKFLLKRRKYLSEKDLMLSTGISKIIGQNIQNITLYQEAFSLKVSSSKKAKNYERLEFLGDSILGSIISCYLFEAYPAANEGYLTQMKSKIVNRKNLNKIGDDLKLTSFIQNEGSSILSENISGNLFEALIGAVYLDIGYEACENIVLQKLLTADEILKLENKIVSYKGLLLEWSQKRKVQLRYETCEEEHGNKNTVFRSFVWLGDEKISNATETSKKKAEEKAAQRAFYTLNKKENILEKPKTVS; encoded by the coding sequence ATGGAGTTGCAGAAATACTTTTCTAAATTTCTCCTAAAACGAAGAAAATACCTCTCTGAAAAAGACCTGATGCTGAGCACCGGGATTTCTAAAATCATCGGTCAAAATATTCAGAACATCACTCTTTATCAGGAAGCATTTTCTTTAAAGGTTTCTTCTTCCAAAAAGGCAAAAAACTACGAGAGGCTTGAGTTTTTAGGGGATTCCATTTTAGGATCTATTATTTCATGCTATCTTTTTGAGGCTTATCCGGCGGCAAATGAGGGTTACCTCACGCAGATGAAATCGAAAATCGTAAACCGAAAGAATCTGAATAAAATCGGTGACGACCTGAAACTGACAAGTTTCATTCAGAATGAAGGTTCATCAATCCTGAGCGAGAATATTTCAGGCAACCTGTTTGAAGCGCTGATCGGTGCGGTTTATCTGGACATCGGTTATGAAGCGTGCGAGAATATTGTTCTGCAAAAGCTTCTTACAGCGGATGAAATCCTTAAACTTGAAAATAAAATCGTAAGCTACAAAGGTTTACTTCTGGAATGGTCGCAGAAACGTAAGGTACAGCTTCGCTACGAAACTTGCGAGGAAGAACATGGAAATAAAAACACCGTCTTTCGCAGCTTCGTTTGGCTTGGCGATGAAAAAATATCAAACGCTACCGAAACTTCAAAGAAAAAAGCGGAAGAAAAAGCAGCTCAGCGCGCATTTTACACTTTAAACAAAAAAGAAAATATTCTTGAAAAGCCTAAAACTGTTTCTTGA
- a CDS encoding IPExxxVDY family protein, whose product MKSLKLFLDTADEDDLTLGLIRLAKEIPDYELFYYINRINDSEFKRIADIVKIGTYYDYYHPRFEAYHKETKACIQFIANKSVQSKQKQEVTELFADEENVNYLLPNDKDVDYLLKSSDSFVDFSVILLPESLMFQTQEYELSSQDELFQLIQYYE is encoded by the coding sequence TTGAAAAGCCTAAAACTGTTTCTTGATACTGCTGATGAGGACGACCTCACTCTGGGACTGATCCGGCTTGCCAAAGAAATACCTGATTACGAGCTTTTTTACTATATCAACAGGATTAATGATTCGGAATTTAAACGGATTGCGGATATCGTAAAAATCGGAACATATTACGATTACTATCATCCCCGTTTTGAGGCTTATCATAAAGAAACCAAAGCCTGCATACAGTTTATCGCAAACAAATCTGTACAAAGCAAACAAAAACAGGAAGTAACGGAACTTTTTGCGGACGAGGAGAATGTTAACTATCTGTTACCAAATGATAAAGATGTAGATTACCTATTGAAAAGCAGCGATTCATTTGTTGATTTTTCCGTAATTTTGCTCCCTGAAAGCCTGATGTTCCAAACGCAGGAATACGAGTTGAGTTCACAAGATGAGCTCTTCCAATTAATTCAATATTATGAATAA